One region of Roseicitreum antarcticum genomic DNA includes:
- a CDS encoding polysaccharide biosynthesis/export family protein, with amino-acid sequence MRQGNAFIVSVTPRVSQVTKATPALGFSHALRSASLLGADSIRSGDVVTLSVYENVTEGLLAGTETPGAILEELQVDSEGYIFVPYAGRIRAAGQTPDALRRLLTRQLDEQTPDPQVIVRRVSGDGTTVSVLGAVTTQGVYPIERPTRTLTAMLASAGGVNVRPEIAQVRVTRGSQQDTVWLQDLFDHPQLDIALRGGDRILVEADQRSFTALGATGRTERVTFESRTVSGIEALASVGGLDPSRADPTGVFVFRDEPPEIANALLGRNDLIGDQRFVYVLDLTAPTGMFEARDFAIRDKDTVYVTEASAIGWSRTIATLTGTLATATTARRVLLDD; translated from the coding sequence ATGCGACAGGGCAACGCTTTCATCGTCTCCGTGACCCCGCGCGTGTCGCAGGTCACCAAGGCCACGCCCGCGCTGGGGTTCAGCCACGCACTGCGCAGCGCCTCGCTTCTGGGGGCCGATTCCATCCGTTCGGGCGACGTCGTGACCCTCTCGGTCTATGAAAACGTGACCGAAGGGCTGCTGGCCGGGACCGAGACGCCGGGCGCTATCCTCGAAGAACTTCAGGTCGATTCCGAGGGCTACATCTTCGTGCCCTATGCGGGCCGCATCCGCGCCGCAGGCCAGACGCCCGATGCGCTGCGCCGCCTGCTGACCCGGCAACTCGACGAACAAACCCCCGATCCGCAGGTGATCGTGCGCCGCGTCAGTGGCGACGGCACCACGGTGTCGGTGCTGGGCGCGGTTACAACGCAGGGCGTTTATCCCATCGAACGCCCCACCCGCACCCTGACCGCGATGCTGGCCAGTGCCGGCGGCGTGAACGTGCGGCCAGAAATCGCGCAGGTCCGCGTCACCCGCGGCAGCCAGCAAGACACCGTGTGGCTGCAAGACCTGTTCGACCACCCGCAATTGGACATCGCGCTGCGCGGCGGGGACCGCATTCTGGTCGAGGCCGATCAGCGCTCGTTCACCGCGCTGGGGGCCACCGGCCGGACCGAGCGTGTGACCTTTGAAAGCCGCACCGTCAGCGGGATCGAGGCGCTGGCCAGCGTCGGCGGGCTGGACCCGTCGCGCGCCGATCCCACCGGCGTCTTCGTCTTCCGCGACGAACCGCCCGAGATCGCCAACGCCCTGCTGGGCCGCAACGACCTGATCGGCGATCAGCGCTTTGTCTACGTCCTCGACCTGACCGCGCCCACCGGCATGTTCGAGGCCCGCGACTTCGCGATCCGCGACAAGGACACCGTCTATGTGACCGAGGCTTCGGCCATCGGCTGGTCGCGTACGATCGCCACCCTGACCGGCACGCTGGCCACAGCCACCACAGCGCGCCGCGTGCTGCTGGACGACTAG
- a CDS encoding capsular polysaccharide biosynthesis protein — MAGRFPYHTDPDGSDTAPPHRTRLFAYNGGLLGPGTTARRLRRILSLAGYDLRLGLPDAGDAVAVWGHGATAHRGTAIAARRGATLIRLEDAFLRSIHPGRAGSEPQVSGPQVSGPQISGPQISGPQVSAQAHSRRPGGGPPLGILIDKIGGAHYAPAGPSSLERLLATHPLDDAALLARARTGIARLRAADLSKYNAHEPSASLHPGLHPSLHPGLHPSEGPHRLPAPGYVLVIDQVRGDAALTEGGLDGPLPPNIFREILVHAQADHPMARIVIKTHPESQGTTTQIGPHAHHTPPDAKPSGWWPTTTPRGRTGHYTHADARGRITLLDTPVSPHALLEGAIAVYTVSSQLGFEAIMAGHRPRVFGMPFYAGWGLTEDATPHPRRTRRLTRTQLFAAAMILAPVWYDAHRDRLCSFEEALNQLEATTRAWREDRHGHVALNMRLWKRGALQGFFGKPRPVQYTNDPMRARSLLGIASKADASVGAPPTATPSTGQSAPAPSTAKPREAPRPGLLIWASHDLPDWAQPPAPASDARAPASAPLIVRRVEDGFLRSRGLGAQLVPPLSLVADPLGIYYDPTRPSTLERLIAAPPPPGYADRAEALRRQIITAGLSKYNLGGTGPSRATPPQDRPPRPDPQDPLAGALPRRGGSGTAPQTNSQPTQAGNAPTDDAHDRPAARSVTTRAASTASPRLRILVPGQVEDDASIRLGAGNVRTNLDLLRAVRTANPDAHITYKPHPDVEAGLRPGAIPNAAACTLADIIASHADPIALIDACDAVWTITSLLGFEALIRHKPVTCLGVPFYAGWGLTTDLCDMPRRRQEAARPDLAALIHATLIAYPRYRDPVTGTPCPPEVVAERLATGTLPRPGLALRWLAKLQGMLASRAGLWR, encoded by the coding sequence ATGGCAGGCCGCTTCCCGTATCACACCGACCCAGACGGCAGCGACACCGCCCCCCCGCACCGCACCCGGCTCTTTGCCTATAACGGCGGGCTCTTGGGGCCGGGCACCACCGCACGCCGTCTGCGCCGGATCCTGTCGCTGGCAGGCTACGACCTTCGGCTGGGCCTGCCCGATGCAGGCGATGCCGTCGCCGTCTGGGGCCATGGCGCAACCGCCCACCGGGGCACGGCCATCGCCGCCCGGCGCGGCGCAACCCTGATCCGGCTCGAGGATGCCTTCCTGCGCTCCATCCATCCCGGCCGCGCAGGTTCTGAGCCACAGGTTTCCGGACCACAGGTTTCTGGCCCACAGATCTCCGGGCCCCAGATTTCCGGGCCCCAGGTTTCTGCGCAGGCGCATTCACGGCGTCCGGGCGGCGGCCCCCCGCTGGGCATCCTCATCGACAAAATCGGGGGGGCGCATTACGCCCCGGCGGGGCCGTCCAGCCTGGAACGGCTGCTCGCCACCCATCCGCTGGACGATGCCGCATTGCTGGCGCGCGCGCGCACCGGCATCGCCCGGCTGCGCGCGGCGGACCTGTCGAAATACAACGCGCATGAACCGTCTGCCAGCCTGCACCCGGGGCTGCACCCCAGCCTGCACCCCGGCCTGCATCCCAGTGAGGGCCCGCATCGCCTGCCCGCCCCCGGCTACGTGCTGGTGATTGATCAGGTGCGCGGCGATGCTGCCCTGACCGAGGGGGGGCTGGACGGCCCCCTGCCGCCCAACATCTTCCGCGAGATTCTGGTCCATGCGCAGGCCGACCACCCCATGGCGCGCATCGTCATCAAGACCCACCCGGAATCGCAGGGCACGACCACCCAAATCGGCCCGCACGCCCACCACACACCCCCGGACGCCAAGCCCTCTGGCTGGTGGCCCACCACCACGCCCCGGGGCCGCACCGGCCATTATACCCACGCCGATGCGCGGGGCCGCATCACCCTGCTGGATACCCCCGTCTCGCCCCATGCCCTGCTGGAAGGGGCAATCGCCGTCTATACCGTGTCGTCGCAACTGGGGTTCGAGGCGATCATGGCCGGTCATCGCCCCCGCGTCTTCGGCATGCCGTTCTACGCGGGATGGGGCCTGACCGAGGACGCCACCCCCCATCCCCGCCGCACCCGCCGCCTGACGCGCACCCAGCTTTTCGCCGCCGCGATGATCCTCGCACCCGTTTGGTATGACGCGCATCGCGACCGGCTGTGCAGTTTTGAGGAGGCGCTGAACCAGCTGGAGGCCACGACCCGCGCCTGGCGCGAGGACCGCCACGGCCATGTCGCACTGAACATGCGGCTGTGGAAGCGTGGCGCGCTGCAAGGCTTCTTCGGCAAACCCCGCCCCGTGCAGTACACGAATGACCCCATGCGCGCGCGCAGCCTGCTGGGCATCGCTTCAAAAGCCGATGCCAGCGTCGGCGCGCCGCCCACCGCCACTCCATCAACCGGGCAATCCGCCCCGGCGCCCAGCACAGCGAAACCCCGGGAAGCACCCCGCCCGGGCCTCCTGATCTGGGCCAGCCACGATCTGCCGGACTGGGCACAGCCCCCCGCCCCCGCATCCGATGCACGCGCGCCCGCATCCGCGCCGCTCATCGTCCGCCGGGTCGAGGACGGCTTCTTGCGGTCGCGCGGCTTGGGTGCGCAATTGGTGCCGCCGCTGTCGCTGGTCGCCGACCCCTTGGGCATCTACTACGACCCCACGCGCCCCAGCACACTGGAACGCCTGATCGCCGCCCCGCCCCCCCCCGGCTATGCCGACCGGGCCGAGGCGCTGCGCCGCCAGATCATCACCGCAGGGCTGTCGAAATACAACCTTGGCGGCACGGGGCCATCGCGCGCGACGCCGCCGCAGGACAGGCCGCCGCGCCCTGATCCGCAAGACCCGCTTGCCGGGGCACTGCCGCGGCGCGGCGGCTCTGGCACCGCCCCCCAAACCAACAGCCAGCCCACTCAGGCCGGTAACGCCCCGACCGATGACGCGCATGACCGACCCGCTGCGCGTTCCGTCACCACCCGTGCCGCGTCCACCGCATCCCCCCGCCTGCGCATCCTTGTGCCGGGGCAGGTCGAGGATGATGCCTCGATCCGCCTTGGCGCGGGGAATGTGCGCACCAACCTCGACCTGCTGCGCGCCGTGCGCACCGCCAACCCCGACGCGCATATCACCTACAAACCCCATCCCGATGTCGAGGCAGGGCTGCGCCCCGGCGCGATCCCCAATGCTGCGGCCTGCACGCTGGCCGACATCATCGCGTCCCACGCCGACCCCATCGCGCTGATCGACGCCTGCGATGCTGTCTGGACCATCACGTCACTTCTGGGGTTCGAGGCGCTGATCCGGCATAAGCCCGTTACCTGCCTCGGCGTGCCGTTCTACGCGGGCTGGGGCCTGACCACCGACCTG